A segment of the Patescibacteria group bacterium genome:
TTATGTGATTTTACAAACACAGCTATACAAGCTAAGACAAGACCATCAAATCTAGTAATAAGAGAGTTCATGGAAATAGTATACACTAGCCAACCTGTGTTCCGTTTTCATACACAGCAGGAATAACGATCAAGTGATTCTTGATAAGAAATATCCATGACACTGTGAGGTTCCATGCAAAGCTAATAGTTGTTGCTAATACAATTGCAAGAATATCATTTACCCCAAGTACTAGGAATGATGTAAGTGCTGAAGTGTTTATAAAGAATGCGGCTGCAAGAATAGCGTACATTGTAACTCGCCCACTTCGTGTCTGTGTTGATTGTGGGAATACCCAGTACGAACCAGTAAGCAAGATTGGAAGACTTCCAATAAAGAATGCAGCACTCTTCGCAATGATAAGATGATCAGCAAAAAATGGAATTGATCGAGTGAGTGCTAAATAAAAGATCCAGTCTATTGCAGTGTTGATTGCTCCTAAAATCAAAAACTTAGCTAGAATAATATGTCGCTGATCTCCAAGTCGTTTATCATACATACCATAAATTCCGTTTGAGAGATTGAGCTTAATCTGAAATGTTTCCTTAAGCATCCGAACCATTCCCTTTAATGTTACGTGTGTTCGTTCATCATTTACCCAAGTAATTGGTTCTTCTTTAATCTTAAAACCAAACAATTTTGCGATAGCAAGAATTTCCACATCAAATGCCCATGCAACTATTTTTTGCTTGCTAAATATCTTTTCTGCAGCTTTAGCTGTAAACATTTTAAAACCGTTTTGTGAATCTGTAATTCCTAGAGGAACCATCATATGAATCATTGTTCGAAATATAGTTCCCAATAATTCACGTAATTTACTCTGATCTTTCACGAGCACAGATCCATCGATTCGACGAGAACTTACAACAACATCATACCCTTCTTCAAATTTAGGAAAAAATTGTTCAACATGATCAATAGTTGTTGAATTGTCTGCATCCATAAAGAGGCGGTACTGCCCGGTTGCTTCTAGCATACCTTGTCGTACGACAAAGCCTTTACCGTGATTTTTAGCATTATTACTCAAACGGAGGTTTTGAATAGATGGAAGTAAGTTTTGTACTACTTCAGCTGTTGTGTCTTTAGAACCGTCATTTACCACGATAATTTCGTAGGTGTAATGTTGTGACTTTAAATACGTATCAATAGAAAGGAGCGTAGCCTCAATTCGTTCAGCTTCGTTGTATGCCGGTATTACGACAGATAAAAGGGGGTTTTGCATGGTGATTTTATAATCTATGCATAGTGTGACGGTAAAAGACCGATTCTCTTACAGATTAAGAAGCAAACGCGGGTATTATTATACCTGTAAGAATAAGCCTTTTTTAGCGTCTTTATTCCTGAGACCGCAATCGAAATCCATTAACTGAGAAATTTATGACCATCAAAAAATTACTAAAATTACTGCTCATCCTTATCATAGTTGTAGCATTTTCAAGCACAACAATAAAGGCTTTTGCCGCAGTTGAAGATAAAGCCAACAGTAAAAAGGACGACGATGCCTCACCTACTTTATCAGAAGTCATCAAAGACTTGGTAGCTCCCTCACAGGCAACCACAACTGAGCCAGTTGCAGAACAAGAACAAACAGCTACAACAACACCCGTTGTAGAGCCAAAAGAAGAACCAAAGACGGTTGAAGAAGTTCTTAATACAGTTATCCCTCCACGAGATACCCCACAGAAAAACCCACCTACAAAATCAACAATAGGCACAACTACTCCAGTTGCAGGATCAACAGACGAGACTCCTTTCCAACGTCTTATTGGTGGAATTACACAAGGTTACTCACCTACTAATTACTACTCACCTCTCAATTCACTAAGCCCAATGGCGACCTATGCATTTAGCTTTTGTGCAATGGTTATGGGAATAGCTGGCGCAGTATGCATTCTACGTGATCCACGTGAAGCAACGGTCTGGGCACCAGAATCTATGGCAACATCACCATTATTAGAGCAATAATCCAACTACCATCACAATGTCACGAAAAACCTGGGGGATATTTTTATTAGTCGGAGCATTCCTAATTTTAGGATTTGTTGCGTATAAAAATAGTCCAAAACGACAAGTACCAATCATTTTCTCACCTCGAACTGAACTTCTTACACTGTGGGAAGCATACAAACAAGAATATATCGAGAAAGGAAGTTTTCGAGTACTTGATAAACAAAAAGATTCTATAACCACATCTGAAGGTCAAAGTTATGCAATGCTTAGAGCAGTGTGGCTTGATGACAAACCAACGTTTGATGGAGTGTGGAAGTTTACAAAAGACAATCTTCAACACAAAGAAGGAGATAAGCTTTTTGCATGGCTCTTTGGTAAGCAGCCAGATGGTTCATACGGAATTATGACAAGCCAAGGTGGCCAAAACAGTGCAACTGATGCAGATACAGATATTGCTCTTGCTCTTATCTTTGCTTCTGCGCGATGGAACAATCAGGATTATTTAAATGAAGCAAAATTGATTCTTGATAGTGTTTGGGCGCACGAAGTAGTCGATATTAAAGGCCGACCATACCTTGTTGCAAACAATCTCGAGAAAAACTCACCAACAACAATGGTGGTCAATCCTTCATACTTCTCTCCTTATGCATATCGAGTATTTGCAAAAGTTGATCCAACACATAACTGGATGGGCCTTGTAGATACTTCATATGAAGTACTAGAAAAGAGTATGGCGGCTCCTCTTGATCAAACAAAGAGTGCAAATATTCCACCAGACTGGATTTTCCTCGATAAAACCAATGGCGCGATCTTACCACCAAAGGCAGAAAATCTTTCTACCAACTTTGGATATGATGCACTTCGCACACCATGGAGAATTGCGCTTGATTGGCAGTGGTTTGAAGAACCTCGAGCAAAAGCGCTCTTAACTGATATGAAATTCCTAAGCGAACAATGGAATAGTAATTCTGTATTGTATGTGCCATATAAGCACAATGGCGAACCTGCTGAGAAACATCAATCTGCGGCCTTCTATGGCGGTACAATTGGTTATTTCATGGTAGCAGATCCAGAGAATGCAAAGGTCATTTATGACAATAAACTCCAAGTACTTTACAACCCAGATACAAATTCTTGGAAAGTTAAGCTCGGCTATTACGACGATAACTGGGTATGGTTTGGAATTGCACTTTATAACAATCTTCTCCCAAATCTCGCAGCAAATTAATTATCACCATTATGACACCCTACACAAAAACAGCCTTGCCTTCGAAGATGTCGTTTCTGTTCAACAACATCCCAAAATTCTTGGTATTTGTTGATATTGTGATTGCGATTATTTACACATTTATACTTACCTTCTGGTTTCAGGTATCAAATGTGTATCTTTTCAGTGCACTTATTGTAGGGCAAGCATTCTCATTGTGGATGGCACTCACCTTCCTTTACACCATTTGGGACATGTCATACATGCCAGAAGGTGATGATTCTTTTAGTGAGCCTGTAGATGTATACATTACTGTAGCTGGTGAACCAACAAACATTGTTGAAGAAACACTTGTCGCAGCTCTTGCAATGGAGTATCCAAAGTTTAGTGTCTATCTTTTGAACGATGGATTTGTTGCTAAAAAAGACAATTGGAAAGAAATTGAAGACTTAGCTATTAAATACGGTGCTGGATGTATCACACGTACAGTTCCTGGAGGAGCAAAAGCAGGAAATATAAATAACGCACTCAAGAATACAACAAGTCCATTTGTTGCTATCTTTGATGCTGATCATATTCCTCACAAAGACTTCCTTCAAAAGACAATGCGATACTTTGCAGATGAAAAAATGGCATTCGTACAGTCTCCTCAATACTACAAAAACTATGCTACAAATTATGTAACTCGTGGTGCATGGGATCAACAGTCACTCTTTTTCGGATCAATTCTTAAAGGAAAGAATCGTCACAATGCAGTAAGTATGTGTGGAACCAACATGGTTATCCGACGTGAACCCCTAATTGCAGTAGGTGGTATGTGTGATACCAACATTGCTGAAGACTTCGTAACAGGTCTTATGATCCACAAGCTTGGATACAAGTCTACCTATGTTCCTGAAGTACTCGCAGAAGGACTCGCACCAGAAGACTTCCTGTCATATTACAAGCAGCAGCTACGATGGGCACGAGGGAGTTTGGAAGTGCTTTTCAAGTACAATCCAATCTTTAGTAGAAAACTCACATGGGCACAAAAGATTCAATACATGTCATCTGCTAGTTATTACCTTTCAGGAATCTTTGTGATCATGAATGCGATAATTCCAATTATCTTCTTCTTTACTGGTTCTGTTCCCTTCCTGATTTCAACAATGGCATTGGCAATTGTGTTTATTCCTTATATCTTCTTACTCATTTACAGTCTCCAGCTTTCAACCAACTTCACCTATAGCTTCCAAGCAATCGCATTCTCAATGGCATCATGGTCTATTCATGTCCGCGCATTATACGAGCTTATTATTGGAAGAAAGAGTGGGTTCGCGATTACTTCAAAAACAGCGATTAAAGGAAACTTTATAAAACTAGTACGTCCTCATATTGCTTACTATGTGATAGCATTAATTGGTCTCGGTGTTGCTCTCTTCCGAGAAGGATTGAGCGCATCGGTATCAACAAACATGGCATGGGTGCTTTTGAATGTTGTCATCTTTTACCCATTTATTAAAGCATCACTTCCTGAAAAGGAATCAAAGGAAGAAGCAGCCGTTGTAACTACAAACGCATATGCATTACCAAAACGATAAAACTAATAATGATCGAAGTGCCTTTCTCCCACTATTGGGCCTCATTATCTTTGTAATTGCAATTGCGTTCCTTTTCTTTACTCAGCAAAGTCTACGCCTCGATGAAGCGCAAAGTTTATGGCAAACAAGTCATACGCCAACTAAAATATTAAACATCATTGCTCAAGATGTGCATGTACCGTTTTATCACATGATCTTGCACTTCTGGCAGTTATTTCTTGGTAATACCGTAGAAACAGGACGAGCACTTTCTCTCATTTTCTTTGTGCTCTCAATTCCTGCAATGTACTTCTTAGGTAAACGTGCATTCAATAGAAATGTTGCGTTGTTTGCAACAACTCTCTATGCTGTTTCACCATTTATGAATTGGTACGGAAGTGAAATTCGAATGTACAGTTTGCTTACACTTCTTACAATTCTTTCTCAGTATTTCTTCTTAGGAATCTATAAATTACGAGATGGTGATTCTTGGATTGGATATTCTATTGTTGCACTCTTTGGAATCTTCACCCACTACTTCTTCTTCTTTGTACTTCTTGTACAAGCATTATTCTATTTTATTTATCGACCTGGCTTTGCACCCAATTCACTTAAAAAATTTATAACTATAGCTGTACTTTTGGTACTCATATTTAGTCCATGGGTCTACTATATGCAAATTCAAGGTAGTGGAAGTACTACAGCTCCAATGCTTACTGCTCCATCTACTATTGATGTTTTCAATTCATTCTCACAATTCTTGTTCGGATTCCAGAATGATCACATGAATACCCTTCTTGTTTCATTGTGGCCAATTACAGTGCTCTTAGGATTCTTGGCTTTACGAGAAAACGAAAAAGTATCTTCAGACGCAGTGTATATGTTGATGTCGATTTTGATTCCAATGGTAGCTGCGTTTGTGGTGAGTGTTACCCTTCGACCATTGTTTGTATCACGATATCTGATTCTCACCATACCTTCTTTGTATTTATTTATTGGTTGGGTATTTTCTACCTATCCAAAGCAATTGCAGAATGTAGTAAAAGCAGTTCTTATCTTCGCAATGCTTGCTAGTCTTGCAATTGAAATTGTAAGTCCTACAACTCCAACCAAAGAAAACTACCGAGAAGCTGTAACCTATCTTGAACAGCGCACAACAGCTCAAGATGTTATTGTTCTCTCAGCACCATTCACTCGATACCCTGTAGAATATTATTATCGTGGACCAGCAGAACTCACGACCCTTCCAATTTGGAATCAGCTTACTGGTGCTATGCCTCAGTTTAGTGAAGAAAAACTTCCAGAAGAAATCAACACTATTAAGCAAGGTCATAAAATTGCCTGGGTTCTCTTAAGTTATGATCAGGGATATTCAGAAACAATCCGACTCTACATGGACAACAACTTTGAACGAATTGATACCCACGTATTCTCTCCCGACCTCAAACTCTATGTCTATAAATTAAACTACGACGAGCCAATCTTTGGTCAAGCTACATCTCAATAATAAAAACTAAAACACCCTGATTTAAATCAGGGTGTTTTGTTATGCTTCAGGATTTAATGATTCAATAAATGCCTGTACAGAATCAGGACTTTGAAAGTCAAAGAGTGTACATTTTTCTTCAGGCTTTTCCTTATCCGATACGAGGAGATAATATAATTCATACTGTTTGTAATTCTGATATTTAGTCTGTAGACGTGTAGCAAATCCCGTTAAGAGCTCTTTTGTCTTTTGTGGATCATCCATGTATAGATTAAGCAGGATTTGATCAAGTGATTTTGTAATCTGCTCACGGCTTTTTGGAGGCTCATGATAAACATGTCCATGCTCATGATCATTTGTGGGTTCTTCTTCTTGATAACTACCAAAGCCCTCATTCATACCTTAATTATGAACTCAATATTTTTTTTGTACAGTATATTAGTATGATCATTCTTGCATTTACCTTTGAAACTTGTAGTATTGCCACTGGACGAGATGTCACCCACACAAGGAGGTTAACCGTGCCTACGGAACCTAATACGATTCATGCGGTTTTCGCAGACCAAATTTGCAGCGATTGCTATGTCCCTAGGCCTCACTGGAGGCATTCGGGCGCGTTGGTTCCTGAGGGAAGCCCGCTTGGGCACTTCTGCGACGACTGCTGGGAAGTCCGCAAGAAGGGAGCAAAACTCCCCCTCGGGACAACGGTCTACACCGACCGTGCCCAGGGCAAGTACGTCCTACTTCGCTTCCCCGACAAGCTCCCGCCGCCGTCAGGAATTGAGGTTCCCGACATTGCCGCCCTTGGCGAACGTGTCAGAAGGCATCTCGGCGTGCGTGTCAACAACGCAAGCGTCATGAGAGCAGTGCAGTTCTTTTGGGATCCCAAGCTTGATCAAGAGCTCGTCAACAGGTTCTTAAACGAGCTTCATGGCGAGATCCGAATACTCCTCTTCGCCGCGCGCAACGTTCCATACGTCGCTCCGGAAAGCTGAGAAACCTGCCATCAACCTGTGTACCCCGCCGACTTCATGTCGGTTTTTTTATTGATAGTTTATGAATTTTAATAATAAAAAACAGCATCGGTTAGGACTGCTGCCAACGAACTTCTCCTCTTTTGTGCACGAAATCGTACTCGCCTTCGACAACCCCAATATACTTATACTCGGGGCTATCAACCCAGGCTACAAAGCTCATCCTCCCAAAGTCATCGGAGCTGGGCTGCTTTGTCCTCCAAACCAAAAAAACGGCGTAAAGCGAGGGACTCCAGGTATCAGACTCAGCCGATACTTTCAGCCCCAATCTCACTCGATGTCGTGCTGGCAACTGAATTCTTGCCGCTTGAGCTAGGCACAGAACGATATCTTCGGGTGCCAGCTCATTCATAATACAGAACTTCTGCTGTCCCATGATTGAGCTCCTTTTAGCAATGAATTTCCCCACGATGATAGTAAATTATTTACTAAGAAATGCAAGTAACACAAAACCCGCATACTAATATGCGGGCTTTATGCTTTTTTTCTGGTAACTATTATTTCACAAATACATTTACTGCTTTCTGAGAAAATGTAGTATTGCCGGCATTATCTTTTGATACGAAGTTGAGTGTGTATGGACCCTGGCCTTTCCAATTCCATCCAATAAAATCTACCAATGCTTCCTTGTGAGGATAATCTTGATTACTATTAAACATTTCAACAAGTCCCCCTCCGTCTACTTGCCAATACATTTTATAATCTGCAATTGCTTTGTTTGTAAGCATAGCCTTAAGTGGTACAACTCCATTCACAGAGCTACCATCTGTTGGCCACCAGATATTTGTTGAGTATGTGGTTGGTGTTGGAGTTGGAGTTGTTGGCGGGGTTGTTGTTGCTGGAGGAGTTGTTTGACCTTGGCCAACAGTGATTGTTGAAACATTTCCATTCCAATAATATGCAGTCGTCCAATTATTATTGAATACTCCTACTTTTAATTTATAAGTTCCAGCTGTTGTTGGAGTCCATGATGTTGTATACGAACCTGGTTGCCCATTTGAGACTGTTTGGTTCTCATAAAACTTCTGAAATATTTTCTGATCCGCAGAGTTATATACTTCAAGGTCTACGATTGCTCCAGATACACTTCCAGAGTTTGTAAGATCCACTTTGAGACTCACCGGATTATTTACGGTATTCCCCGTTACAGTTCCTGTTGTATTCCAAGCACCTGGTTGTGGCTGGGTTGGGTTTGTAGGATTTGTGGGTGTTGTTCCTGTTGTGCCATACCACTTTTTAAGAGTGTCAAATGCAGGCTTATTTTGAGGCGTATAATCACGATTTCCTTGTCCTCCAGCTGCAGGATCAGCTATCCAATCCCACAAATACATACCTTCTATATGTGATTTATCATTCCAAAAGCTAAACAATGCTTCATAATTATTTACTTGCTCTTGAGCATTGTATGCACCACCCATTCCACTATTCCATGGCTGACTATGAGAATTATCTACACTCATGTATCCAATCTCAGTAAAAATCACCTTCTTTCCATATTGATCTGAAATTGGTTTTATTTTCGAGGTATTCCAATTGTTCCATGATGACTTAAGGGCTTCTTGAGATGGATTCCACTGTCCTTCTGCTAGTGGGTAATATCCAGAAATACCTATGTAATCTAATTTATTCCAAAATCCAATATGTGGAACTTCTTCTGCAAAATCTCCCGATCCCCAATTTGCACTATAGGTCAAAAATCCTGGAAAACGTGTTCTTAGACTATCAATCATAGTTGACCAGCGCTGAGTATTGTCACTGTTTGACGTATACGTAGCGACGGTAATTAATTCTGATCCCACCACAATACCAGCTGCTCCTGTTTGCCTTCCGATATCACCTAAATGATTTAGTTTGGCACTGTAATTTGTATAAAAAGCACTTCTGTTACTAGGATTTATACTCGCTCGCCAAACTCCATCATGTGATTCAAGATGGGGTTTAAGAACAACTTTAAAACCGAGTGATTTTGCATAGGTAATACCATCAATCAATGCCGCGTCTGTAGGAGTATTCCATCCATTCTGAATATCAGATGCTGTTGTATTTGCTACGTAATATGGAATAACTAACGATACAGTGTTTGCACCTGTAGACCGCAAATTTCGCAACGAAGCACGATACGCCTCGGTTGCATATTCACCACTGGATGTTGGATCTATACTTGCTCCTTTTTGCCAGTCTCCTGTTGCCGCTGATGCAATGTGTGGACTTGTTAATGCAAACGATCCGACAAAAAGTGCGACTATCACAAACAGACTACAGATTTTTGATGTTGTTTTCATGCGGTTTTAATAAAGTATATAAATTATTTGACGCCGCATTGATTTAACTCTTACACAACACAACAGCACATTTCTGTGCTGTTGTGTTGTTCTGTATTTTACTAATGTCTGAACGCCTGTATGAATTAAGGATTTACGTAGATCGTAACATCTTTCTGTCCAATAACTTTCTGTTCAAGATCCTTGGCAATGAATGTGAATACATACGGACCATTATCTTTCCAAGTCCATCCTGTAAAATCTACCCATGATTCTTTTGATGTACCGTCTTCACTTGAAACCATATCTACAAGTCCTCCCCCATCTACCTGCCATGTGAGTGAATAATCTGCAGCATTTTTTCCGGTTACTCGTGCTTTAAGAAGATGTAAACCTTTCATTACCTGTCCTTCAGTTGGTTCACTTATTTCGAGAATAGGTGTAACTGGTGGAGTAACTGGTGGTGTGGTTTGTGACACTACGGTGACTTCAATTGTATATGCAGCACCTGCTGTTCCAGTTCCTGCAGTTCCACTATAAGGAACAACACGTACTGTGTGTTTCCCTAATGGAGCATTCCATTTATTGTAATTTGTACCTCCTAGATCGCCTCCAATTCCATATGGTGCATTTGTCTCAGTTGCGACTTTAACTCCATTGAGGAAGAAAACAAGGCTTCCAGGCTTAGATTTTAGATTGGGAACGATTGTTATATTTGGAGTTTCTGCAAGATTGATAGTATCAGTTGCATTCAATACTCGAATTGGCTGATCAGTATCTGAATTGTAGAGTGAAAGTGATTCTATAACTGTGCCAGTTGTAGGTGGAGGAGGTGGTGGTGTTGTGCTCTTTGCAACAAAGGTTACATCAATAGAAAGAGATGTTCCTATACTTCCCGCTGCACCACTTTGTGAGTAAGGAGTAGCCTTGATTGTATGCTTACCAAGTGGAGCACTCCATGGAGTATAATTTCCTCCTGCGTCAGTTCCTAATGCATATGGTGCAGCACTTTCTGTTCGAATAGTTTTACCATCAACAAAGAATTTAACACTCTTTGTACCGGTGCCTGCAATTGCTTGGATATTCATTTCAGGATAATCAGCAAGAACCACAGTATCTCCTGTTTTTAATTCTCGTACCGGTTTGTCAGTCTTAGCATCAATCAACATGAATGCAGAAACCTTATTACCAGTAGGTGTAGTTGGTGGTGTAACAGGTGGAGTCACTGGAGGTGTTGGAGGAGTACCAGTTCCTTGTGGCACTACAAACGATACGACACTATTTCCCCAGTATAAATTCTTTGACCAATCATTTGAGAATACTCCCACTTTCACAACATGCTTTCCTGTTGTTGTTGGGGTCCAATTCACAGTATATTGACCAGGCATACTATTTGAAATAGTTTGATGATCATATACTTGCTGAAAGACTAGCTGATTTGATGCATTATAGATTTCAATATCAACAACAACATCTGATGCTGATTGTGAATTTGTAACTTTTACTGAAAGATTTGAGGCAGTATTCACTGGATTGATAAGTCCAGATGCTGATGCTCCCCACACTCCTACAGGATTTGGATTACCGGTACCTTTGAACCACTCTGTCATTGTTTGCTGAGCCTTTTTGTTTTGAGGAGTGAAATGGTTTTCTGATGGCCCTCCAGTATTTGGATCAATGTTCCAGTTCCAAAGATGAACACCTTGCATATATGGCTTGCTATCCCAATATTTGAACAATGCTTCATAGAGATTTGCTTGTTCTTGTTCATTTACATTTCCAGCACGACTTCCGTTCCATGGATCTGAATGTGCACCATCAACACTTCTGTATCCTATTTCAGTAAAGACGATTGGTTTTTTATAAGTATCGTAAAGAGGCTTAATTTTAGTTGTATCCCATGTTTCCCATGACTTCATAAAACTATCTACTGTTCCTCCTGACAATGGGTAATATGCTGAAATTCCCAAGTAATCAAGTTTGTCCCAGAAAGCGATATGTGGTGCTTCTTCAGCAAAATCTCCTGCTCCCCAGTTTGCACTATAGGTAAGTAAACCAGAGTATCGTGCTCGAACATCAGCAATCATTTTCACCCATCGCTGAGTGTTGTCTGGATTTTCAGTGTAGGCAGCTACATTAATGAGTTCTGTTCCAATACAAATCTCTTCAGCTTTTGTTTCCTGAGCAATTACAGCAAGTTTGTTCAACATAGCTCCATAACTTGCATACCAGGTATTTCGATTTGTTGGTTTTATGAGAGCTCTCCATGTTCCTCCACGTGCTTCTATGTGTGGCTTAAGCATCACCATCATGCCCTGACTATGAACATAATTGATAGCATCTTTGAGTGAGGCATCGGTAGGTGTATTCCATCCACTAAGAATCTCAGAACCAGAATTACCTTCTTGGTAATAAGTAACTACAAGAGACACGTAGTTTGCACCTGTAGATTTCAAATTTCGTACAGACTGCTTAAACTGTTCTCCTGAGAAGTCAGTTGTTGATAACGAATAAATACTGGCGCTTTTTTGCCAGTTTGAAATATCTGCCTGTGTATTATTTGCTAAAAAAGGCATATAAGAGGCCAAAAGACCTACAATTATAGCCGGAACCATCATTAAGACCATTATCTTTTTCATATAGAGTAATAGACGCTATATGGCCGAGCTTCTTACAGCTTTTTAAAGATGAGGTTTTGATTAAGTAACCCTAAAAATAAGCAATTATAGGCAGGTTACATCATCCACAGCACTCAAACTTGAACCTGCAGTTACCTCAGCTTTTCCTAAATAATCCACACAATACAATCCACCGGGAGTAGACTTTAATGGGATTTCAATTGCCCACCCAGTAGAGGTGTCATTACATGTTGAGCTATCATAATTACCAATTGCATCTACAGATACTGATACATCAGAACTTTCAGCAGCAGCTGCATTTACCATAGGATATATTCCCCCTACAGTTCCTTCTGTACAAATGGTGTCATAACTAAATTCGAAACCCGCATTATCTGTTGCAAATTGTTCTGCCTGAGTACGTGCACTTGCTAGATTAGTTTTTACCGCTGTATCACTTGCCTTACTTCGAGCAACATTAAGAGAAACTAAGATGACAGCAGATAAAAGACTTATTATTGCAATAACTACTAAAAGTTCTATAAGAGTAAAACCGTTTTTATTTTTGCTCATGTTTACTACATTATAAGACAATAAATTTTATTAACTAGGGATAACAAAACCACTCATACTTGTATGAGTGGTTTTGTGTTTATTAGTCGTTGCTACGAAATGTTGGTTTAGTATGCTGAACGCTTTGCAATATCGAGAGCATATTCTGGCCACCATTCCCCTGCATTTGGACCTCCGTTACAGTTTCCGTCAGATCCTCCAGGGCCCTTTACCCACAAGAATGCATCCACTAATGGATATCCGGTATTTGTAGTCGGCTTTGCTCCGAGAGCTCGTCCCCATGGGTTACACCATTCATTGTTTGGTGCAGAACCAAGTCCGTTTCGGCCGGTATCAATTACGAAGTGCTTGCCTCCAACCTTATCTGAAACCTGAGTTCCGTACGCAATATTTTTCTGAGTGTCTACGAAGTTTGAAGTATTCAATGCGAATCCATCAGCTTGAGCAATACCTGCTTGCTTCAATCGATTTGCCATATCATCTGGTGTAATCCATCCAGGGTGACCGGCATCAATGTAGA
Coding sequences within it:
- a CDS encoding bifunctional glycosyltransferase family 2/GtrA family protein, whose amino-acid sequence is MQNPLLSVVIPAYNEAERIEATLLSIDTYLKSQHYTYEIIVVNDGSKDTTAEVVQNLLPSIQNLRLSNNAKNHGKGFVVRQGMLEATGQYRLFMDADNSTTIDHVEQFFPKFEEGYDVVVSSRRIDGSVLVKDQSKLRELLGTIFRTMIHMMVPLGITDSQNGFKMFTAKAAEKIFSKQKIVAWAFDVEILAIAKLFGFKIKEEPITWVNDERTHVTLKGMVRMLKETFQIKLNLSNGIYGMYDKRLGDQRHIILAKFLILGAINTAIDWIFYLALTRSIPFFADHLIIAKSAAFFIGSLPILLTGSYWVFPQSTQTRSGRVTMYAILAAAFFINTSALTSFLVLGVNDILAIVLATTISFAWNLTVSWIFLIKNHLIVIPAVYENGTQVG
- a CDS encoding glycosyl hydrolase family 8 produces the protein MSRKTWGIFLLVGAFLILGFVAYKNSPKRQVPIIFSPRTELLTLWEAYKQEYIEKGSFRVLDKQKDSITTSEGQSYAMLRAVWLDDKPTFDGVWKFTKDNLQHKEGDKLFAWLFGKQPDGSYGIMTSQGGQNSATDADTDIALALIFASARWNNQDYLNEAKLILDSVWAHEVVDIKGRPYLVANNLEKNSPTTMVVNPSYFSPYAYRVFAKVDPTHNWMGLVDTSYEVLEKSMAAPLDQTKSANIPPDWIFLDKTNGAILPPKAENLSTNFGYDALRTPWRIALDWQWFEEPRAKALLTDMKFLSEQWNSNSVLYVPYKHNGEPAEKHQSAAFYGGTIGYFMVADPENAKVIYDNKLQVLYNPDTNSWKVKLGYYDDNWVWFGIALYNNLLPNLAAN
- a CDS encoding glycosyltransferase, with the protein product MTPYTKTALPSKMSFLFNNIPKFLVFVDIVIAIIYTFILTFWFQVSNVYLFSALIVGQAFSLWMALTFLYTIWDMSYMPEGDDSFSEPVDVYITVAGEPTNIVEETLVAALAMEYPKFSVYLLNDGFVAKKDNWKEIEDLAIKYGAGCITRTVPGGAKAGNINNALKNTTSPFVAIFDADHIPHKDFLQKTMRYFADEKMAFVQSPQYYKNYATNYVTRGAWDQQSLFFGSILKGKNRHNAVSMCGTNMVIRREPLIAVGGMCDTNIAEDFVTGLMIHKLGYKSTYVPEVLAEGLAPEDFLSYYKQQLRWARGSLEVLFKYNPIFSRKLTWAQKIQYMSSASYYLSGIFVIMNAIIPIIFFFTGSVPFLISTMALAIVFIPYIFLLIYSLQLSTNFTYSFQAIAFSMASWSIHVRALYELIIGRKSGFAITSKTAIKGNFIKLVRPHIAYYVIALIGLGVALFREGLSASVSTNMAWVLLNVVIFYPFIKASLPEKESKEEAAVVTTNAYALPKR
- a CDS encoding glycosyltransferase family 39 protein, translating into MHYQNDKTNNDRSAFLPLLGLIIFVIAIAFLFFTQQSLRLDEAQSLWQTSHTPTKILNIIAQDVHVPFYHMILHFWQLFLGNTVETGRALSLIFFVLSIPAMYFLGKRAFNRNVALFATTLYAVSPFMNWYGSEIRMYSLLTLLTILSQYFFLGIYKLRDGDSWIGYSIVALFGIFTHYFFFFVLLVQALFYFIYRPGFAPNSLKKFITIAVLLVLIFSPWVYYMQIQGSGSTTAPMLTAPSTIDVFNSFSQFLFGFQNDHMNTLLVSLWPITVLLGFLALRENEKVSSDAVYMLMSILIPMVAAFVVSVTLRPLFVSRYLILTIPSLYLFIGWVFSTYPKQLQNVVKAVLIFAMLASLAIEIVSPTTPTKENYREAVTYLEQRTTAQDVIVLSAPFTRYPVEYYYRGPAELTTLPIWNQLTGAMPQFSEEKLPEEINTIKQGHKIAWVLLSYDQGYSETIRLYMDNNFERIDTHVFSPDLKLYVYKLNYDEPIFGQATSQ
- a CDS encoding type II secretion system protein; translated protein: MSKNKNGFTLIELLVVIAIISLLSAVILVSLNVARSKASDTAVKTNLASARTQAEQFATDNAGFEFSYDTICTEGTVGGIYPMVNAAAAESSDVSVSVDAIGNYDSSTCNDTSTGWAIEIPLKSTPGGLYCVDYLGKAEVTAGSSLSAVDDVTCL